TATTATCCGGCAAAAAGCGTAGTCGTAGCTACGGGCGGTCTTTCGTATCCGCAGACGGGCTCCACGGGAGACGGCTATTGGTTCGCGGAATTTGCTGGACATCACATCGTCCCGCCCGTGCCCGCGCTGATACCGCTTGAAAGTCCCGACAAGGTATGCCGTGAGCTTCAGGGCCTTTCGCTTAAAAACGTGGGCTTTAAGGTGTACGACAAAAACGAGAAGCTCGTATACGAGGATTTCGGAGAGATGCTTTTTACGCATTTCGGCATTTCAGGCCCCATCGTGCTCAGTGCGAGTACGCATTTGAGAGATTATGAGGAGAACGGATACACAGTTTCAATAGACTTAAAGAGCGCGCTTGACATGGATACTCTTGAAAAGAGGCTCCAAAGCGAGTTCGACGCCGCCGCAAAGCAGAATTTTTCCAATTCGCTGGGCAAGCTTTTCCCCGGAAAGCTCACGTCCGTTATGGTAAAGCGTTCCGGCATTCAGCCGGAAAAGAAATGCTCCGACATAACGAAGGATGAGCGCGCCGCATTCGCGCGTTTGATAAAGGATTTCAGAGTGCCGATCTCCGGGACTCGCCCCATTGAAGAGGCGATAATAACCTCCGGCGGTGTGGACACTAAGGAAATAAACCCATCGACTATGGAGTCGAAGCTCGTAAAAGGGCTTTACTTTGCGGGCGAAGTTATAGACGTAAGCGGATATACGGGCGGATTCAACCTGCAGATAGCGTTCTCGACCGGATATATGGCCGGAGATAACGTAAAGTGATTTTTTATGTGTGCCGAAGCTTTGGCGCTTCGTAATGGAGGTATTTGCCGTGAGTAAAATAAACATAGCGATAGACGGCCCTGCGGGAGCGGGCAAGTCAACGATAGCAAAAGCCATTGCAGAGAGGAGAGGCTTTCTCTACCTTGATACGGGAAGCCTGTACCGCGCTGTTGCGCTTTTTGTTATAAGAACCGCGGTCGACCCAAAGGATCGCGTATCGGTAGAAGCGCTGCTTCCGAAAATCAAGATAGGTCTCGAATATATAAACGGCGAACAGCATGTGATCATGAACGAAGAGGACGTCACGTCAAAGATACGCACTCCCGAGGTCTCAGTCTGCGCGTCGGACGTGTCTTCTCTCGGATGCGTAAGAGAGTTTCTTTTGGGACTTCAAAGGGATATTGCAGCCGGGCATGACTGTGTGCTTGA
This DNA window, taken from Clostridia bacterium, encodes the following:
- a CDS encoding NAD(P)/FAD-dependent oxidoreductase — protein: MASQVVVIGGGPAGMIAAGMAAVRGKDVILFEKNKSLGKKLLLTGKGRCNITNVGCDLQGFVENIPVNGSFMYSALKTFGSAQLIEFFNNLGLYFIEEHGGRAFPQSQKAADVLEKLEFFLKKSRVRVINGDVDQVVIENGAVKGVYLSNDLYYPAKSVVVATGGLSYPQTGSTGDGYWFAEFAGHHIVPPVPALIPLESPDKVCRELQGLSLKNVGFKVYDKNEKLVYEDFGEMLFTHFGISGPIVLSASTHLRDYEENGYTVSIDLKSALDMDTLEKRLQSEFDAAAKQNFSNSLGKLFPGKLTSVMVKRSGIQPEKKCSDITKDERAAFARLIKDFRVPISGTRPIEEAIITSGGVDTKEINPSTMESKLVKGLYFAGEVIDVSGYTGGFNLQIAFSTGYMAGDNVK
- a CDS encoding (d)CMP kinase, whose amino-acid sequence is MEVFAVSKINIAIDGPAGAGKSTIAKAIAERRGFLYLDTGSLYRAVALFVIRTAVDPKDRVSVEALLPKIKIGLEYINGEQHVIMNEEDVTSKIRTPEVSVCASDVSSLGCVREFLLGLQRDIAAGHDCVLDGRDIGTVVLPNAQKKIYLTATPEARAMRRYNEMIQKGESVEYNDVLRDVLYRDQNDSTRANAPLKSAPDAVLVDSTKLTLEQTIDAVDKIIG